From a single Lentimicrobium sp. L6 genomic region:
- a CDS encoding PAS domain S-box protein, whose protein sequence is MAKNKLLDFIDFKQVSLLLDGFNKTTGFVTAILDLDGNILCQSGWRNICVRFHRTNKETAHKCEISDTRIANKLASGEEYHSYQCLNGLIDVAVPLKIQGIHIANIFTGQFFYEKPNMEFFINQAQTYDFDEKAYIKSLEQVPIVNKKQVRNVMDFLLNMTKVISEMTKQRMEQLELSKELKKSEQRWQFAIEGNGDGLWDWNMQTNEVYFSEQWKNMLGYKSDEVPHKFDFWDKLVHPHDKKQAYKDIQRHIDGDKPEYLNEHRLLCKDGSYKWIRSKGKITNRDRFNKPIRFIGTHIDISDYKAAQDKLLEQQLFLTKAQSIGKIGTWELDLKKNTLKWTAQNYDTFGIPAGTPLNYETFINCVHPDDRIYVDTEWGAALKGKSYDIEHRIINNGEVKWVREKCDIEFDENNNAVSAIGFCQDITHRKTSEEAIKESEAVYRNLVEVMPDGVYKSTKDGKFVEVNQALVDMLGYLNKDDLMSIDIKTQLYFKVADRESVVLKEKQEQRGIYRMKKKDGSEIWVEDHGWLNYDEKTETLYHEGIMRDITQRKNHEEELLKLSTAIEQSPSIIAITDKKGLLEYVNPQFTKLTGYTLKEAKTIKTFIITSGHTKRQEKEIWDTINSGDIWRGDIHNQKKNGENYWESVTISPVFNESGNITNFLKLSEDVSKQKQLEKAHKTILEISQISDQTITLNVFLDKVHTKVKNIIRAENFFMAFYHKKTNTYTFPYYKDEIDDCEPQEHFHIENGYTDWVRREGKTKLIKEESKKLIWEKYGVKSYGDKMAIWLGIPIKMSNQNDVIGVIVVQDYHNLDAYSTSEIATLEIIVNNIGQYIERVRYLDEILKAKEKAEESDRLKSAFLANMSHEIRTPMNGILGFSDLLKEPDLTGEEQMTYIGVIERAGHRMLNIINDIVDISKIEAGQMEAIIKDTNINEQTEYIYNFFKTEVEQKGLKLNLNNTLPNTSVNIKTDTEKLYAILTNLVKNSIKYTQEGNIEFGYHLKENFLEFYVKDTGVGIPKDRQEAVFERFIQADIANKMAQDGAGLGLAISKAYVNLLGGKIWGNSETEEVSGNSGSVFYFTIPYQKN, encoded by the coding sequence AGATTCAGGGCATACATATTGCAAACATATTTACTGGTCAGTTTTTTTATGAAAAACCAAATATGGAATTCTTTATCAATCAAGCCCAAACATATGACTTTGATGAAAAAGCCTATATAAAATCTTTAGAACAAGTTCCCATTGTAAATAAAAAACAGGTAAGGAATGTAATGGATTTCTTGCTCAATATGACCAAAGTCATTTCAGAAATGACCAAACAAAGAATGGAGCAGCTTGAATTAAGCAAAGAATTGAAAAAAAGTGAGCAGCGCTGGCAGTTTGCTATTGAAGGCAATGGCGATGGTTTATGGGACTGGAATATGCAAACCAACGAAGTCTACTTTTCCGAGCAGTGGAAAAACATGTTAGGATATAAAAGTGATGAAGTGCCTCATAAGTTTGATTTCTGGGATAAACTTGTCCATCCTCATGATAAAAAACAGGCATACAAAGATATACAAAGACATATTGATGGAGATAAGCCAGAGTATTTAAATGAACATAGATTATTATGTAAAGATGGTAGTTATAAATGGATAAGGTCAAAAGGGAAAATAACCAATAGAGACAGGTTTAACAAACCCATCAGGTTCATTGGAACACATATTGATATTAGTGATTATAAAGCAGCTCAAGATAAATTACTAGAACAGCAACTATTTCTAACTAAAGCTCAAAGTATTGGTAAAATTGGAACTTGGGAATTAGACCTTAAGAAAAATACTCTAAAGTGGACTGCACAAAACTACGACACCTTTGGTATTCCTGCCGGAACTCCTTTAAATTATGAAACATTTATTAATTGCGTGCATCCAGATGATAGAATATATGTTGACACAGAATGGGGTGCAGCATTAAAAGGAAAATCCTACGACATAGAGCACAGAATAATAAACAACGGAGAGGTGAAATGGGTCCGTGAGAAGTGTGATATAGAATTTGATGAAAATAATAATGCGGTTTCTGCCATAGGGTTTTGCCAAGACATTACACATCGTAAAACTTCTGAAGAGGCTATTAAAGAAAGTGAAGCTGTTTATAGAAATTTAGTGGAAGTTATGCCCGATGGGGTTTACAAGAGCACAAAAGACGGTAAGTTTGTTGAAGTGAATCAAGCTTTGGTTGATATGTTAGGCTACCTTAATAAAGATGACCTGATGTCCATAGATATCAAAACTCAACTATACTTTAAAGTAGCCGATAGAGAAAGTGTTGTTCTCAAAGAAAAACAAGAGCAAAGAGGAATCTATCGTATGAAAAAGAAAGATGGTTCTGAAATATGGGTTGAAGACCATGGTTGGCTCAATTATGATGAAAAAACTGAAACCTTATATCACGAAGGTATCATGCGCGATATCACCCAAAGAAAAAACCATGAAGAAGAATTGCTAAAGCTCTCCACTGCCATCGAGCAAAGCCCATCAATTATTGCTATTACTGATAAGAAAGGGCTCCTCGAATATGTAAATCCACAATTTACCAAACTTACAGGCTATACCTTAAAAGAAGCTAAAACTATTAAAACATTCATCATAACTTCAGGGCATACCAAGAGACAAGAGAAGGAAATTTGGGATACCATCAACTCTGGAGATATTTGGAGAGGAGATATTCACAATCAAAAGAAAAATGGTGAAAATTATTGGGAATCAGTGACTATCTCTCCTGTGTTTAATGAATCTGGAAACATTACAAATTTCTTAAAACTATCAGAAGATGTTTCTAAGCAAAAACAACTGGAGAAAGCACATAAAACGATTTTAGAAATATCTCAAATTTCTGATCAAACTATAACCTTAAATGTTTTTTTAGATAAAGTGCACACAAAGGTTAAAAACATTATTCGTGCAGAAAATTTTTTTATGGCTTTTTATCATAAAAAAACTAATACTTATACCTTTCCTTATTATAAAGATGAGATTGATGATTGCGAACCACAGGAGCACTTCCATATTGAAAATGGATACACTGACTGGGTAAGACGAGAAGGAAAAACTAAACTAATAAAAGAAGAATCAAAAAAACTGATATGGGAAAAATATGGGGTAAAAAGCTATGGCGACAAAATGGCAATTTGGCTAGGAATCCCTATTAAAATGAGTAATCAAAATGACGTTATTGGAGTTATCGTAGTACAAGATTATCATAACCTAGATGCCTATTCAACGTCTGAAATTGCTACACTTGAAATTATTGTTAATAATATAGGCCAATATATTGAAAGGGTAAGATATTTAGACGAAATTTTAAAAGCCAAAGAAAAGGCAGAAGAAAGCGATCGTTTAAAATCAGCATTTTTGGCCAATATGAGCCATGAAATTAGAACACCAATGAATGGAATATTAGGCTTTTCAGACCTTCTCAAAGAACCCGATCTTACTGGAGAGGAACAAATGACTTATATTGGAGTCATTGAAAGAGCAGGGCACAGAATGCTCAATATTATTAATGATATTGTTGATATTTCTAAAATAGAAGCAGGTCAAATGGAAGCTATTATTAAAGACACTAATATAAATGAGCAAACCGAGTATATCTATAATTTCTTTAAAACAGAAGTAGAACAAAAAGGATTAAAACTAAATCTAAATAATACCCTCCCCAACACATCTGTAAATATAAAAACTGATACTGAAAAACTATATGCCATCCTAACGAATCTGGTGAAAAACTCCATTAAGTATACTCAAGAAGGAAATATAGAATTTGGCTATCATTTAAAAGAAAACTTCTTAGAATTTTATGTAAAAGACACTGGAGTAGGTATACCTAAAGACCGACAAGAGGCCGTTTTCGAAAGGTTTATACAAGCTGACATTGCCAATAAAATGGCACAAGATGGAGCAGGCCTAGGCTTAGCCATCTCAAAAGCCTATGTCAATCTGCTGGGTGGAAAAATATGGGGAAATAGTGAAACTGAGGAGGTCTCCGGAAATAGTGGTAGTGTATTTTATTTCACAATTCCTTACCAGAAGAATTAA